The genomic stretch TCGGCGGCCTCGATCAGCGCGAACCCGGACACGTCCTCGAGCGTCGTCGTGATGAGCTTGCGGATGAACGTGTCGTCGTCGACGATGAGGACGGCGGGGCTCATGCCGCTCACGTCAGCACACCGGCCTCCCGGCGGATGTGCTCGATGGCGTCGTCGGGGACGGAGGCGAACGCCACGACGATCTCGGGATCGAACTGCGTCCCGGCGCTCTCGACGATCGTCGCCCGCGCGGCTCCCAGCGAGACCGCCGGCCGGTAGGGGCGGTCGGTCGTCAGCGCGTCGAGCGTGTCGGCCACGGCGAAGACGCGCGCCGCCAGCGGGATCTCCTCGCCGCGCAGCCCGTCCGGATAGCCGTCGCCGTCCCAGCGCTCGTGGTGGTGGCGCACGACCGCCTTGGCCTCCCCGAGGAACTCGATGCCGCGCAGGATCTGCGCGCCGATGTCCGGGTGACGGGCCATGAGCGTGCGCTCCTCGGGCGTCAGAGGCTCGGGCTTGTAGAGGATCGCGTCGGGCACCGCGACCTTGCCGATGTCGTGCAGCAGGAAGCCGAACTCGGTCTGCGGGTCGTCGGCGAGCGACGAGCCCATCGCCCGCGCGATCTCGAGGCCATAGGCGGCGACGCGCTCGGCATGCTTGCCCGTGTACGCGTCGCGCGCCTCGACGGCGTTCGACAGCGCGCGGACCGTGGCCATGTAGGAGTCCTGCAGCCGGGAGCGCTGCTCGCGCTCGGACTTGAACGTCTCGCGCAGGTCGGCCGCGTAGCGCTCGAGCTGGCGCGACTGAGCCGCCGCCTCGGCGCGGACGTCCTCCAGCTCTGCCCGCAACGCCGCCACCTGCTCATCCCGGGACTGCTCACTCGAAGCCATCGGCTGGGCGAAAACACTAGTGGGAGCACGGGGTCTCGTCGGCTCAGCCTCCGACCTCGGCCGACGGGCGCGACTCGAGCATCCCGAGGACGACGGCGCCCGCGTCCTCGACCGGCAGCGGCTGCGCGTCGAGCCGGGCGAGACCGGGCGCCTCGCCGCCGTCGGCGAAGACGACGACCGACGGGCGCAGGCGCCGGCCGCTCAGCTGCAGCCGCGTGACGGCGTCGCCCGCGTCGCGCATGCCGGCGTCGACGAGCGCGACCTCGAAGCGGCCGGCGCCGCTGCGCCGCGCCGCCTCGTCGGCTCCGGACGCCCACTCGAACTCGACCCCGAGCTCGCCGAGCGCGGCGCCGACCTGTGCGCGCGTCTGCGGCCGGCCGACGACGAGCACCCGCACGCGCTCCGCGAGCACGCCGGCACCGAGCGCGTCGGCGAGCTCGTCGGCGTCCAGGCCGCGGTCGACGACCACCTCGCCCGACAGCGCGCCGTGCCGCCCCGACAGGCTCGACACCGCCATCACCGGCATCCCGATCAGGCGCGGGTCGTCGCGGACGGCGCGCAGCACGCCGAACCCGGCCGCGTGGCCCAGCAGGACGTCGAGGGTCATCGCGTCGAAGTGCTCGGCGGAGAGCCGGGCGAGCGCGCTCGGCGCGTCGTGGACGGCGACCGCGTCGACGCCCAACGCTTCGAGCGCCGCCACGATCGCCTCCGCGGCGACGGCGTCGTCCTCGACCACGAGCACCCGCGGGCCGTGGAGCCCGGCCGGCCGCGCGCCGGGCTCGAGGGCGGGCACGCCCGGCAGCGAGACGACGAAGGTGGAGCCCGCGCCGGGCTTGGAGACGACGTCGATCGCGCCGCCCTGCAGGTCGACGAGCGAGCGGACGATGGCGAGCCCGAGGCCGCTGCCGGGCTGGCCGGACCCGGCGCTGCCGCGGGCGCGGTAGAAGCGTTCGAAGACCCGGTCGGTCTGGTCGGCCGTCATGCCCGGCCCGTCGTCAGCGACCTCGATCCGCACGCCGTGGTCGTCCGCGCACGCCCGCAGCTCGATGTGCCCGCCGGGCTGCGTGTACTGGTGCGCGTTCGTGAGCAGGTTCGTCATCACCTGGCGCAGGCGCGCCGGATCGGCCATCGCCCGGGGCAGGTCGGGCGGCAGCTCGAGGCGCAGGTGCTGGTCGCGCGACTGCAGCCGCGGGCCGATGAGCGCGGCGACCTCCCGCCCGATCGCGCCCACGTCCGTCGGGCGCCGGTGGATCTCGACCCGGCCCGCCTCGACGCGAGCGACGTCGAGCAGGTCGTTGACCATCTCGACGAGGCGGTCCGAGGAGGACAGCACGATGTCGACCCACTCGCGCTGGCGCGCGGTCAGCCCGGGGGATGCGCGCAGCAGCTCGACGAAGCCCTTGATCGAGGTCAGCGGGCTGCGCAGCTCGTGCGACGCGGTGGCCACGAACTCGCTCTTCAGGCGCTCCAGGCGGGCGCGCTCGCTGACGTCGCGCACCGTCCACACGAGGCCGCGCGTGTAGCCGAGCCGCGACGCGGTGATCGCCAGCGTGCGCCGGCCGGACTCGACGACCACCTCGCCGGCCAGCGCCTCGAGCGGCTCGGGCAGCGCCGCGACGCCGGCGAGCGGCGTGCCGGCGGGGAGAGGGCCGAGCAGCTCCTCCGCGCGCGGGTTGTGCTCGACCACCACACCGTCCTCGACGACGAGCAGCCCGTCGCCGAGGCTCTCGATCGTGACGGCGAGGCGCTCGCGCTCCTCCGCGAGCGCCTGCTGCGCGCGCTCCAGGTCGCCCGCCATCGCGTTGAACGCCCGGCCCACGCCGGCGAGCTCGCCCGGAAGGTCGTCCTCGACGCGGACGTGCAGGTCGCCGGCGGCGAGGCGGCCGGCCGCGTCGACGAGAGCGTCGATCGGCCGGCGCAGGGCCGCGAGGACGGCGCCGAGCGCGACGAGTGCGAGCAGCACGGCGAGCACGCCGAACGCCGCGACGACGATCAGCGCGGTGCGGGTGCGCGACGAGGCGTCGTCGGCCGCCTTCGCGCGGCGCTCGCGCTGGAGGGCGACGAGCTCGGCGAGCGCCGGCCGCGGCGCGATGCTGTCGTCTCCGCCGTCCGCGCGGCGCAGCGCCGACTGCTCGGCGACCGCCTTTGACAGCAGGCGCGCGCTGGAGGGGTCGTCGGCCGCCAGGCGGCGGGCCGAGGCGACGCCGTCCTCGAACAGCCGGCGCGCGCGTGCCTGCGCCTCCTCGCGCGACGTCGACTGCAGCGTCGCCTCCTCGGCGATGGCGGCCGCCTTGATCTGCGTGGCCGCCGCCTGCAGCGAGTAGGCGTCGGACAGGTCGTCCTCGTAGTCGCGCCGCGCGTCGTAGAGCCGGGCCACGCCCAGGCCCGCCAGCGCCGCCAGCACCAGCGTGAGCCCGATGAGCACGAGGCGGAACGAGCGTCCCACCGACAGCTTGCGCACCTGATCCTTCTATCACCTCCGGCCCCGGGGGGACGGGAGGCGCGCCCGCCGGGCAAGGCGCGTAGCGTTCATCGCACCGCATGTTCGGCGCCGTGTCCTTCGCCCCGCTGCAGCTCGCACCCGCGACGATCGCGGGCGTCCTGTACGCGGTGCGCGCGCACCACCTCGGCCAGCGCGGCAAGGCGGTGCCGGTCTGGCGGCAGTCCTGCTTCTACGGGGGGCTGGCCGTCATCGTGGTCTCCCTGACCGCGCTCGGCGACCTCGCCGGCGAGACGTTCGTCGCGCACATGTCCGAGCACCTGCTGATCGGCGATCTCGCCACGCTGCTGCTCGTCCTGGGGCTCACCGGGCCGCTGCTGGCCCCGCTGCTGCGCATCCACCTGCTCGACCCGCTGCGCGTGCTCACCCACCCGCTCATCGCGCTGCCGCTGTGGGCGTTCGACCTGTACCTGTGGCACCTGCCCGCGCTGCACGAGGCGGCGGTCCGCCACGAGGCGCTGCATGCGGTCCAGCACGGCATGTTCATCACCTTCGGCGTCCTGATGTGGATGCCGCTGTTCGGCCCGCTGCCCAAGCCGCCGTGGTTCGGCAACCTGGCCAAGCTCTTCTACATCATCGCCGTGCGCCTGCTGGGCGGCGTGCTCGGCAACGTGCTGCTGTGGTCGGGGACGGTGCTCTACCCGGTCTACGGCGAGCCGGTGTCCGACCAGACGACGGCGGCGGCGATCATGATGATCGAGAGCTCGTTCGTCACGCTCGGCCTGTTCGGCTGGCTGTTCTTCCGGGCCGCGCGCGAGAGCGAGGAGCGCCAGCAGCTGCTCGAGCTGGCGGCGGCGCGCGGCGTGGAGCTCTCCGAGGAGCGCGCCGCGCGGGCGGTCAGCGCCGGCCGCGGCGACGAGCTGCGCCGCCGGATCGAGGCCGGCGGTTTGACGGCGGCGGGCCATCCCGGCACGAAGCTGTCATGGGATTCATGAACCCAGAACCCGATAGATAAGCCAAGAATCGCGGGTGAATACGAGCAGTCAGCCCGTCGCTGCTGCTTCTGACGGATGCGGGAGCGGCGCGGCATCCGATCGCGAGCCGCTGGGCGCCTGCTCGTCGTCCCGAACGAGCGTCGGCGGATCGTCGAGCGAGACGCTCGCTCGTTTCACAAGTGCGGAAATCGACAACGCCGGCGACGCTGAACGGGATTGCGCACTCGGCCTCCCGCATCGAGGACACTTGCGTCATCGCGTGGCTCCTGCACCTGACGCTTGGCCTGCGCCGCGGGCATCGAGCGCACCTGGAAGCCGAAGGCGGTTCTGGCCAAAGCCGCACCGCCTCGTGTGACGACCAGTGCCGGGGGGCGCCGGTCTGGTGGACAACCACCAGACGACGCTGCGCCGCGTCCGTGAGCCGCAACGAACAATCCTTCGTCGACCGGCGCGGGCGCTCGCCGAGCCGCGTGCGATGACCTTCGAGGCGCTCGTCCTGGGGCTTTTCAGCGGATTACGGCCCGGGACAAGCGTCGGCGCGGTCCTGGCGTTGGTCAAAACGCCAAGGCCGCAGCGGCTACTGCTCTTCTTCACCGCCGCAGGCTTTGCCTCGAGTTGGGCGATCGGATTGGTAGTGGTCGGGGTCTTCCACGGCGCCAATGTCGCCGTCGGGGGGTCGACGATCACCGGCGTGCTCGACGTCGCCTTCGGTGCGGCGGCGCTCGGGTTCGCTGCCGGTCTGCAACGGGGCTGGGTTCAACCCACGCGTCGGGACAGTTCGAGCCCGTCGGCAACCGCCGCCGCGTCCTCGCGGCTAGGCCGGCGCCTGCGCAACCCGTCCGACCGCGTGGCCGCCGCCGCCGGGATAGGGACGCATCTACCTGGGCTCATCTACTTGGCGGCGCTCAACGCGATCGCCTCCGAACGGCCTGCTCCCGCCGACGTCGCCGTGCAGGTCGCGATCTACGACGCCCTCTGGTTCCTGGTCCCAATCGCGACACTCATCCTGGTGGTGGTGCGCCCGGGGGCGGCGCTCGCCTATCTCGCCGTCGCGACGGCCTGGGCCCGTCGTCACGAGCACAGCATCCTGCTGTTCGGCTCGCTCGTTCTCGGCGGCTACCTCATCGTCAAGGGGACGTCCGGTCTTCTCACCTGAACCGAGCCAACACGGCTGCGTCCGCTTCTCCTGTGCGCCGCCGAGCGTGGCGACGCGGGCGGTCCGGGAAGGCCGAGCACTGAATCACCGCGAAAGCCAGCAGCACCACTCTGCCGACCTCGCCTGGTGACAGCCCCTCAGGCACGGCTCATTCGTGTCACGTCCTTACCGGGACGGGGTTGCCGGCGCCTTGGGCTGGAACGGCCTCATCTCAGCGTGGTCCGGGCCGACAATCCCGCACTGGGACTCCGGCACCTCGTTCCAGACCCCGGCGACGTCGCCGAGGGGCTCGGAGACGATCAGCCGCGCGTTCTCTGAGACCTCCTGGAACAGCTGCCGCCCGGGATAGAGCTTGCGCAGCGTGGGAACGTCGGTGGTGTAGAACAGCGAGCGGGAGTTCCTCTCGCTGGAGTACCGGAACGCCCAGATGGTTTCGCCGTCGGTGGTCGCGATCGTGCCCTGGAACGGGTTCGGCACGCCGTGGCGAGCGGCGACCGCTTCGACGAGCCCGATCGCCTGCTCGACGGCAGCCGGCGGGTCGTTCTCGAGGCCGAGGGTGAGGGCGAGAAAGAACAGCACCTCGGTGTCGGCCTGGCCTCGGATCTCTGGATAGAGCGACGGGTCGATGGCGAGAACGAGGTCGCGTTTGACCGTGGCGAACTCGTTGAGGTAGCCGTTGTGCATGAACAGCCAGCGGTCATGGCGGAAGGGGTGACAGTTGGTCTGCTGCACGGCGCTGCCGATCGCCGCCCGGATATGCGTGAAGAACAAGGGCGAGCTGATATGACCGGCGAGCTCGCGGAGATTGCTGTCGTTCCAGGCCGGCTCGGTGCTGTGAAAGACGCCCGGCGTATCGGGGCGCCGTACCACCCGACTCCAAACCCGTCGCCATTGGTCGGCTCGGCCCCGAGATGCGAGTGCAGGCTCTGGGCGACAAGAGAGTTGGGCCCCTCATAGAGCGCCTCCTGGATCAGGATCGGGGAGCCGGAGTATGCGAGCCAGCGACACATGTGCCACGCCTCTCTGTCGGAGTGCCATACCGGCGTCACGCGCGTCCGAGCAGCGTCACGGCACGCTGACGCCAGAACAAGCCGGAGGGCCCTACGACCAGATGATCGAGACTCCCGGGCGCTCGGGCATCATTCGAACGGGGTGATCCACGACCCAGCACGCGCCCCGGACACGGCACCGGTCATGCCGCGAACCTACGACGCACTCCTCTCGCCCGTTCAAGCGACGCAACCAGTTCAACCAGCGCAGCACAAGAACGCGATGAGCTAGCCAAATTTGGCTTGACTGCTTAGGGTTCAGGTCATGGGATTCATGAACCAGATCACCAAGCTCGCGAAGAGCCCGCAGGGCAAGAAGGCCCTCGAGGAGGCCCAGCGCCTCGCGAAGGACCCGAAGACGAAGGAGCAGCTCGAGGGCGTGCGCGACAAGTTCGCGTCGAAGGGCAAGAAGCCGAAGCCCTGAGTCCGGCGTCCGAGGGGCGCTCAGGGTCACTCAGGGTCCGTTCAGGGTGCTCACCGATGGTGCGGCGCCCGCGCGGCCGCGATCCTTGCGGCCATGACCTCTGCCGACCCCGCCACCCCCGCCCGCCCCGCGCTGCGGCGCGACCGAGAGCGCAAGCTGCTGCTCGGCGTCTGCGCCGGCATCGCGCGGGTCCTCGACGCGGACCCCGCCATCGTCCGCGGCGCCGTCATCCTGCTCGGCCTGTTCACCGGCCCGCTCGCGGTCATCGCGTACGTCGCCACGGCGGCGGTCGTGCCGCGCGACGACGGGCGCATGCTCCTCGGCGGCGATCCGCCGGACAAGCACGAGAACCTCCTCGGCTGGGGCGCGATCGTGATCGCCTGCGTCCTGCTGCTCGCCGCCGCGCCGGCGTTCGACGCGTTCTGGATCGACCGGCCGCTGAGCGGCCCGCTGCTCGGCGCGGCGCTGATCGCGGGCGTCGTCGTGCTCGCGCGGGCCAACCGGGAGCGCTCGAAGGCCGAGCGCGTCGCGGCCGCTCCGTCCGGCGCGGCCGCACCGGGACCCGAGGCCGGCGTGACGATGGCGACCGCCTCGGCGCCGCCGCCCGAGGCTCCGACCACCGCGGGTCCCGCGTCCGAGGCCCCCACCTCGTCGCTGGTGCCCACCGTGCGCGTGCGCCCGAACGGGCCGCTCCCGCCACCGCCGGACGAAGGCGACCGCGACACGTTCGTCGCTCCGCCGCCTCCGCCGGCCAAGCCGCGCGGCCGGTCGATCTTCCTCATGGTCGCCGGCGTCCTCGTCGCGGCGGCCGCGGTGATCGTCGTCCTCGACGTCCTCGGCGCCTACGACCTGTCCGCGCGCGCCGTGGCGGTCGCCCTCGGCGCCGGCGCGCTGACCTGCGGCGTCACCGCGGCCATCGGCGCCGGGCGCCGCGGTACGGGCGCCGTGCTGGCCACAGGCGTCGTGCTCGCGCTCAGCGCGGCCGGCGTCGCCGCGCTGGGGGACAAGCTCGACGACGGCGTCGGCGTGAAGACCGTGCGCCCGGCGTCCGCCGCGCTGCTGCAGCCGGAGTACCGTCAGGGCGTGGGCGTCCTCGAGCTCGACCTGCGCCGCACCCCACTGCCCGACGGGACGACCCCGGTCAAGGCCGACCTCGGGTTCGGCGAGATCCAGGTCCGTGTGGCGCCCGACGTGCGCGTCGAGAGCGTCGGCGACACCGATGCCGGCGGCGACCTCGACCCGCGGGTGATCCGCGAAGGTCGCCCGAACCCGGTGCTGGCGCTCGACGCCCACGTCGACAGCGGCGCGGTGCGCGTGATCCGCGATGGAGGCTGAGCGGCTGCGCGCCGACCGCCTCGCGGGGGCCGCGGTCGCGGTCCTCGCGGCGTTCGCGCTCGGCGACGCGACCGACGTGGCGACGATGCAGCACGCCGCCGTGCTCGTGGCCGCCATCGGCATCGCCGGGCTCGTGATCCTGTTGCGAGCGCGGCTGCGGTGACCGGCACCCGGCTCGAGCGCTCGGCGCGCGACCGGGTGCTGCTCGGCGTGTGCGGCGGCCTGGCCCGGACCCTGGGCGTCGACGCCGCGCTCGTGCGACTGGCGTTCGCCGCGCTCGTCCTGCTCGGCGGATCCGGCCTCGTCGTCTACGGCGCGCTCGCGCTGCTGCTGCCCGCTCCGGCCGAGCCGCCCCGGCCCTGGCGCGGGCGCCGGCAGGAGGCGATCGGCATCGCCGCGCTGATGGCGGCGGCCAGCGTCGGCCTTGCGGTCCGCGACCTCCTCATCCCGCTGCACGTCCTCGTGCCCGCCGCCCTGCTGGCCGGCGGCGTCGCCCTCGTCTGGCGCCAGGTCGTCGCCGGCCGCGCGGGCGGCGAGCGGCCCGCACTGCGCGAGATCGTGCGCCTCGGCGGCGGGCTCGCGCTCGTCGGCTTCGGCGCCGTCCTGTTCCTCAGCGCCAGCGGCGACCTGGCGCAGGTGTCGTCCGCGCTCGTCGCCGGCGCCATCGTCGCCACCGGCCTCGGCCTGCTCGTCGGCCCTCGGCTCGCGCGCGCCCGCGCCGACGCGGAGGCCGAGCGCCGCGAGCGCATCCGCACCGAGGAGCGCGCCCACGTCGCCGCGCGCCTGCACGACTCGGTGCTGCAGACGCTCGCCCTCATCCAGCGCGTCGACGACCCGCGCCGGGCGCAGTCGCTCGCCCGCCGCCAGGAGCGCGAGCTGCGGGCGTGGCTCTACGGCGGCGAGGAGCCCGGCGAGCCGGCGACGCTCGCCACCGCGCTGCGCGCCGCGGCGGCCGACGTGGAGGAGCACTACGGCGTCGCGGTCGAGCTCGTGCAGCCCAGCGACGCGCCGCTCGACGACGCCCTCGAGGCGCTCGCCGCGGCGGCGCGCGAGGCGATGACCAACGCAGGCCGCCACGCCGGCGTCGAGTCGATCTCCGTGCTCGCCCGCGTGGCCGACGGCGAGGCGAGCGTCTTCGTGCGCGACCGCGGCGCCGGCTTCGATCCGGCGGCCGTGGCCGAGGACCGCCGCGGGCTGCGCGAGTCGATCACCGGCCGGATGGCGCGGGCCGGCGGCCGGGCGACGGTCGTCTCGGCGCCCGGCGACGGCACGGAGGTCGAACTGCTCCTGCCGCGAAGATCCTCCACGGCATGAACGTCCCTCTGCGCCGCGTCGTCATCGTCGACGACCACGAGATCTTCCGCGCCGGCCTGAAGGCCGGGCTCGGCCCCGCGATCCGGGTCGCCGGGGAGGCGGGCACGGTCGAGGCGGCGATCCCGCTCATCCGCGAACAGGACCCCGACGTCGTGCTCCTCGACGTCCACCTGCCCGACGGCGGCGGCCAGGCGGTGATCGGGCCCGTCCACGCCGAGCGGCCGGGCGTGCGCTTCCTCGCGCTGTCGGTGTCCGATGCGCCCGAGGACATCGTCGCGGTCATCCGCGCCGGCGCGCGCGGCTACGTGACGAAGACGATCTCGCCGGAGGAGCTCGTCGCCGCGATCCACCGGGTCGCCGACGGCGACGCCGTCTTCTCGCCGTGGCTGGCCGGGTTCGTCCTCGACGCCTTCACGGGCGGCGGGTCGGGCGAAGGCGCCGCCGCGAGCCCGCCCTCCGCGGACCCCGAGCTCGACCAGCTCACGTCGCGCGAGCAGGACGTCCTGCTGCTCATCGCCCGCGGCTACACCTACAAGGAGATCGCCGGCCGCCTGCACCTCTCGGTCAAGACCGTCGAGACCCATGTCTCCAACGTCCTGCGCAAGCTCCAGCTCTCCAACCGCCACGAGCTCACGCGCTGGGCGGCGCAGCGGCGGATGATCTGACGGCTCGTCTCGCAACGGGACCGACCACTGGCGCCTCATCTTCCCGTACGACCCCAACGCCCCCTTCTCGTACGGCGAGGCCGGCTACTCACCCTCCGGGCGGCGCATCGTCTTCCTGCGCTACGGCGCGGGCGGGGCGAGCACCGTGACCAGCGCCCCCGACGGCACCGACCAGCGCGTCGTGGTCGACGCGGCCACGCTGGACGCCAACGGCGGGGGCCAGCCGGTCTGGCAGCCGCGCCCGGTGCGACGACCCCGCTGACCACCGCCCGGCCCCGCCCGGGCGACCGAGCGGACTCCACAAACGCCCCCCATGGGGCGGGTTCGCGGTGCATCGGCGGGGGCGCCTAGGGTTGACCGACCCCCGTGATCTGCCCTCGCTGCGGCCAGCCGAACTCCGAGCCTGCGCGCTTCTGCTCGGGCTGCGCGGCGCCGCTCGCGGCGCCGTCCACGGCGAGCGCCGAACGCAAGCAGGTGACGGTGCTCTTCGCCGACGTCAGCGGCTCGATGGAGCTCGCCGAGCACAGCGGGCCCGACCTCTGGCGGTCGATCATGGAGCGCTTCTACGTGATCCTCGCGGAGGGGGTCCACCGCTACGAGGGGACGGTCGACAAGTTCACCGGCGACGGGATCATGGCGATCTTCGGCGCCCCGGTGGCGCAGGAGGACCACGCCCGGCGCGCGTGCTACGCCGCTCTGCACCTGCAGCGCGAGGCGCACGCGTTCGGCGCCCGGCTCCGCGACGAGCACGGGCTCGCGTTCGCGGTCCGGATGGGGCTGCACTCCGGCGAGGTGGCGGTCGGCTCGATCGGCGACGACCGCGCGCTGACCTACACCGCGCTGGGCCACACCGTCGGCCTGGCCCAGCGCGTCGAGCAGCTGGCCCAGCCGGGGACGGCCTGCCTGACCGAGCACACGGCGGCGCTGGCCGAGGGCTACCTCGACCTCGAGGAGGTCGGCGTGTTCGATGTCCGCGGCGCGCGGCGGCCGGTCCGGGTCCTGCGCCTGACGGGCATCGGCGTCGCCCGCGGCCGGCTCGACGTCGCGCGCACCCGCGGCCTGACGGGCTTCGTCGGCCGCGACGAGGAGCTGCGCACGCTCGACGACGCGATGGACCGTGCGCTGCGGGGCGACGGGCAGGTGATCGGCATCGTCGGGGAGGCGGGGGTCGGCAAGAGCCGTCTCTGCCACGAGTTCATCGCGCGCATCGAGCGGCGCGGCCTCACCGTCACTCACGTCGCGGGGCAGGCGCACGCGCGCTCCGTGCCGCTCGTCCCGCTGCTCGCGTCCGTCCGGTCGTACTTCGGCGTCGGCGAGCGCGACCCCGACGAGGTCGCGCGTGACCGCGTGACCGCCGGGGTGCTCGGGCTCGACCCGGGACTCGCCGAGGACCTGCCGCTGCTCTTCGAGTTCCTCGGCGTCGCGGACCCTCAGCGCCGCCCGCCGCGGATGGATCCCGACGCGCGCCAGCGCCATCTCCTGCGCCTGCTCAAGCGCCTCACCCACGCCCGCAGCCTGCGCGAGCCCGGCGTGTTCTTCTTCGAGGACCTCCACTGGCTCGACTCGGCGAGCGCCGTCTTCCTCGCCAACCAGGTCGAGGCGGTCCAAGGGACGCGCAGCCTCGTCGTCCTCAACTTCCGCCCGGAGTTCCAGGCGCCGTGGGTCGGCCGGCCCTTCTATCGCCAGATCGCGCTCCTGCCGCTGGGCGACGAGGCGGTCGACGCCCTGCTCGTCGAACTGCTGGGAACGGACGCGTCGCTCGAGGGCCTCGCGCAGGTCCTCGGCGAGCGCACGCGGGGCAACCCGTTCTTCCTCGAGGAGTCGGTCCAGGCGCTCGTCGAGACCGGCGAGCTCGAGGGCGGGCGCGGCGCGTACCGCCTCGTGCGCCCGGTGACCGAGATCACGGTGCCGGCGAGCGTCCACGCCGTCCTGTCGGCGCGCATCGACCGGTTGGCGCCGCGCGACAAGGACGTCCTGCAGGCCGCGGCGGTCATCGGGACGGAGTTCGCCCTGTCGGTGCTGGAGCGCACCGCGGGGCTCGAGCCGGCCGGGCTCGACGAGGCGCTGCGGGCGCTCGTCGCGGCCGAGTTCGTCGTCGAGCAGGGCCGGCACCCCGAGACCCGCTACGCGTTCCGCCATCCGCTCACGCAGGAGGTCGCGTACGGGTCGCAGCTGGCCGATCGGCGTGTGGCCGGCCACGCCGCCGTGGCCGAGGCGATCGTGACCCTGCATGCCGGGCGCCTGGACGAGCGCGCCGCGGAGCTGGCCGTGCACTGGGCGGCGGCGGGGGAGACGATCGAGGCGGCGCGCTGCCACGCGCGCGCGGCGGCGTGGGCGGGCACGACCGACCCTGCCTCGGCGCTGCGGCATGCGCGCCGCGCGGCGGAGCTCGCCGACGGCGCCCCGCCCACCCCGGAGACCGTCGAGCTCGGCTTGACCGCGCACCTCTTCTCGCTCGAGTTCGGTTGGCGGCTGGGCATCTCGCACGACGAGGCGCGGGCGATC from Capillimicrobium parvum encodes the following:
- a CDS encoding ATP-binding protein, with protein sequence MICPRCGQPNSEPARFCSGCAAPLAAPSTASAERKQVTVLFADVSGSMELAEHSGPDLWRSIMERFYVILAEGVHRYEGTVDKFTGDGIMAIFGAPVAQEDHARRACYAALHLQREAHAFGARLRDEHGLAFAVRMGLHSGEVAVGSIGDDRALTYTALGHTVGLAQRVEQLAQPGTACLTEHTAALAEGYLDLEEVGVFDVRGARRPVRVLRLTGIGVARGRLDVARTRGLTGFVGRDEELRTLDDAMDRALRGDGQVIGIVGEAGVGKSRLCHEFIARIERRGLTVTHVAGQAHARSVPLVPLLASVRSYFGVGERDPDEVARDRVTAGVLGLDPGLAEDLPLLFEFLGVADPQRRPPRMDPDARQRHLLRLLKRLTHARSLREPGVFFFEDLHWLDSASAVFLANQVEAVQGTRSLVVLNFRPEFQAPWVGRPFYRQIALLPLGDEAVDALLVELLGTDASLEGLAQVLGERTRGNPFFLEESVQALVETGELEGGRGAYRLVRPVTEITVPASVHAVLSARIDRLAPRDKDVLQAAAVIGTEFALSVLERTAGLEPAGLDEALRALVAAEFVVEQGRHPETRYAFRHPLTQEVAYGSQLADRRVAGHAAVAEAIVTLHAGRLDERAAELAVHWAAAGETIEAARCHARAAAWAGTTDPASALRHARRAAELADGAPPTPETVELGLTAHLFSLEFGWRLGISHDEARAIFHAAERLAASAGNVRARTILLAIYGLIRGINDGQLHEGLALARESLGVAEMSGEAHLYMAIAPVAYLLLATGDLREGLAICERALALADGDATAGAGVLIGCPAALVTIFKGAFLHDLAEVEPAHDLLAEGRRIAHDAGDLETVGLSHSLAVRLAYFRDDPAGAIGHARLALDIAERIGSTQSRARAWLALGTAERLAERWEAAIEALERSRALAEEHRAGVDVDGWRLALLAECHLGRGDPGRARRLASEAVVTARVQGGYFSEIYASVALARVWRAAAVPDVAPAIQAALSRAAELVERADARAFAPLVEAELAHLDGIG